A genomic stretch from Chitinophaga agri includes:
- a CDS encoding glycoside hydrolase family 31 protein, with protein sequence MQVTTSSGKYSAKHYPDTIKDWKKEGNYFYFYTTETILEVRIISDKIIRFRYAADGNFQRDFSYAVSDRLEESPVNFGLHEFEENFEIYTEALRIYISRDDMRLTITDLEGCIINQDELGFHWQYYLQKGGKIVYCSKQIQEDEYFFGMGDKPTDLNLYGKRMENFGTDAYGFQKDTDPLYRNIPFYYGLHRGKAYGIFFDNTFRTIFDFGKERENVSSFWARGGEMNYYFIYGPELLKVAEGYTSITGTAELPPLWALGYQQCRWSYYPDKRVKEIAAEFRKREIPCDVIHLDIDYMEGFRCFTWSKEGFPEPAGLIRELSDQGFKVVVIIDPGIKVDPDYSIYKQGMQHNYFCKRQDGALMEGDVWPGKCVFPDYTNPEVRKWWAGLFKELVDVGVRGVWNDMNEPAVFEMGTFPEDVRHDYDGEAVSHRKAHNVYGHLMSKATAAGMKKYLMPNRPFVISRSCYAGAQRWTSFWTGDNVSSWDHLWLASVQSQRMSVSGISFVGSDIGGFIGEPSGELYVRWIQLAVFHPLMRTHSASNETGFNQEPWSFGAEYETVAKKFIQLRYTLLPYLYTTFWQYSRYGTPMLRPLAFVAQHDKQTYDRTHEFMLGDSLLVSHVSEPDMKEKEVYLPEGQWYYYWNDQLYTGGQIIKVATPLDEMPLFVKAGAVIPNYPKIQHVEQRDTEEMILQVYYSTTETGSFLYEDAGDHYGYKNGQYNDIRFKQTSDKNHFALRKKYFGQYNAAYRKHNITVHGLPFKAKEYILDGKAVSLTPANFAENTVNIVVDRKFENLIIR encoded by the coding sequence ATGCAAGTAACAACCTCATCGGGGAAATATTCGGCGAAACATTACCCGGATACTATTAAAGACTGGAAAAAGGAAGGTAACTACTTCTATTTTTATACAACAGAAACCATCCTGGAAGTCAGGATCATCTCAGACAAGATCATTCGTTTCAGATATGCTGCAGACGGTAACTTCCAAAGGGACTTCTCGTATGCAGTGAGCGACCGGCTGGAAGAATCGCCGGTGAATTTCGGTCTGCATGAATTTGAAGAAAACTTCGAAATATATACAGAGGCCCTGCGCATTTACATCTCCAGAGATGATATGCGACTGACGATCACTGACCTGGAAGGATGTATCATCAACCAGGACGAACTGGGCTTCCACTGGCAATATTATTTGCAGAAAGGCGGTAAGATCGTTTATTGCAGCAAGCAGATACAGGAAGATGAGTACTTCTTTGGTATGGGAGATAAGCCCACAGATCTGAACCTGTATGGCAAGCGTATGGAGAACTTCGGCACGGACGCTTATGGTTTCCAGAAAGACACAGATCCGCTGTACCGTAATATTCCTTTCTACTATGGGTTACACCGTGGCAAGGCGTATGGTATCTTCTTCGATAATACTTTCCGCACTATTTTCGATTTCGGTAAAGAAAGAGAAAATGTATCCAGCTTCTGGGCGAGAGGCGGAGAAATGAATTACTATTTCATCTACGGACCAGAGCTGCTGAAAGTAGCAGAAGGTTATACCAGCATTACCGGTACAGCTGAGCTGCCACCTTTGTGGGCATTGGGCTATCAGCAATGCCGCTGGAGCTATTATCCGGATAAAAGGGTGAAAGAGATCGCCGCTGAATTCCGCAAACGTGAGATACCGTGTGACGTGATCCATCTGGATATTGACTATATGGAAGGCTTCCGCTGTTTCACCTGGAGCAAGGAAGGTTTCCCGGAACCAGCAGGACTGATCAGGGAACTATCAGATCAGGGCTTCAAAGTAGTAGTCATCATTGATCCGGGCATCAAGGTGGATCCGGATTACAGCATATACAAGCAGGGCATGCAGCATAACTACTTCTGTAAACGCCAGGACGGCGCGTTGATGGAAGGAGATGTATGGCCGGGTAAATGCGTATTCCCTGATTATACCAATCCGGAAGTGCGTAAATGGTGGGCCGGACTGTTCAAGGAACTGGTAGATGTGGGTGTCAGAGGTGTATGGAATGATATGAACGAACCCGCAGTGTTTGAAATGGGAACGTTCCCTGAGGATGTACGTCATGACTATGACGGAGAAGCAGTGAGCCACCGTAAGGCACATAATGTGTACGGACACCTGATGAGTAAAGCGACCGCAGCAGGTATGAAAAAGTACCTGATGCCGAACAGACCGTTCGTTATCTCACGCTCCTGTTATGCCGGCGCACAGCGATGGACATCTTTCTGGACAGGCGATAACGTATCCAGCTGGGATCATCTGTGGCTGGCATCTGTACAGTCTCAGCGTATGTCAGTATCAGGCATTTCCTTCGTAGGCAGCGATATTGGCGGCTTTATAGGTGAGCCGAGCGGCGAACTCTACGTACGCTGGATACAGCTGGCGGTGTTCCATCCGCTGATGCGTACACACTCGGCCAGTAATGAAACCGGATTTAACCAGGAACCATGGAGTTTCGGAGCAGAATACGAAACAGTGGCAAAGAAGTTCATACAGCTGCGATATACCTTGCTGCCTTACCTATATACCACTTTCTGGCAATACTCCCGATATGGTACCCCAATGTTGCGTCCGCTGGCATTCGTTGCACAGCATGATAAGCAGACTTACGACCGTACCCATGAATTTATGCTGGGAGACTCATTACTGGTCAGTCATGTGTCAGAGCCAGATATGAAAGAGAAGGAAGTATACCTGCCGGAAGGACAATGGTATTATTACTGGAACGACCAGTTATATACCGGCGGACAGATCATTAAAGTAGCTACTCCACTGGATGAAATGCCGTTATTCGTGAAAGCGGGGGCCGTAATTCCGAACTATCCGAAGATCCAGCATGTAGAACAACGCGACACAGAAGAGATGATCCTGCAGGTTTATTATTCAACAACCGAAACAGGCAGTTTCCTGTATGAAGATGCCGGCGATCATTATGGCTATAAAAATGGTCAGTATAATGACATTCGTTTCAAGCAGACATCAGATAAAAATCATTTTGCGCTGAGAAAAAAATATTTCGGTCAGTATAATGCAGCATACAGAAAACATAACATTACAGTACATGGTTTACCGTTCAAAGCGAAGGAATACATACTGGATGGAAAGGCTGTAAGCCTTACTCCTGCTAACTTTGCGGAGAATACAGTTAATATTGTTGTAGACAGGAAATTTGAAAATTTGATTATCCGATAG
- a CDS encoding KGG domain-containing protein: MAAEQSNHFTEQDKLERENLNQDRESRESSADKQSTPSEDKEKTTSRKDKRGFASMDAAMQRAIASKGGRAAHAQGVAHEFNSAEAREAGRKGGVAVSRNRQHMAEIGKKGGEAAHRKRQKDNTNSSV, from the coding sequence ATGGCTGCAGAACAAAGCAATCACTTTACAGAGCAGGACAAACTGGAAAGGGAAAACCTCAATCAAGACCGTGAATCAAGAGAATCATCAGCAGACAAACAATCAACTCCCTCAGAAGACAAAGAGAAAACTACAAGCCGCAAAGATAAACGTGGTTTCGCATCCATGGATGCAGCTATGCAACGCGCTATAGCCAGTAAAGGCGGCCGCGCTGCGCATGCACAGGGTGTTGCTCACGAGTTTAATTCTGCCGAAGCCCGGGAAGCCGGACGTAAAGGCGGAGTTGCTGTCAGCAGAAACAGACAGCATATGGCTGAAATAGGTAAAAAAGGCGGTGAGGCTGCTCATAGAAAAAGACAAAAAGATAACACAAACTCTTCGGTGTAA
- a CDS encoding phosphatase PAP2 family protein, whose product MKILFSKEEIYFFINGLHFSMGDVFFPYATELGSSVTAVVVCLLLLFVSYRSSLLMASSLIVTTIVNVSLKNLFNAPRPSVYFANHTRPIYYVPDVEVLSNNFSFPSGHTVCAFTIALVLTYITPNKKMGILYLLYALSVAYSRMYMSQHFLEDVTAGSIVATVITFSWLTWFDRTPFLQQPGWNMSLSRKKNAA is encoded by the coding sequence ATGAAAATACTTTTCTCAAAAGAAGAGATCTATTTTTTCATCAACGGACTACACTTCTCAATGGGTGATGTATTCTTTCCCTATGCCACAGAATTAGGTAGTAGTGTGACGGCCGTAGTCGTCTGCCTCTTACTGCTCTTCGTCAGCTATCGTAGCAGTCTGCTAATGGCTTCCAGTCTCATTGTGACCACTATCGTCAACGTGTCTCTCAAGAATCTTTTTAACGCGCCAAGACCGAGCGTTTACTTCGCCAATCATACACGGCCAATCTATTACGTGCCGGATGTGGAAGTGCTGTCAAACAATTTCAGCTTCCCCTCTGGTCATACAGTATGTGCATTTACCATCGCACTTGTCCTGACGTACATCACACCGAATAAAAAGATGGGCATTCTTTATCTGTTGTATGCCTTATCGGTGGCTTATTCCCGCATGTATATGAGTCAGCATTTCCTGGAAGATGTTACCGCAGGTTCTATTGTTGCCACAGTTATTACTTTCAGTTGGCTGACCTGGTTTGACAGAACACCATTTCTTCAGCAACCCGGCTGGAACATGTCCCTCAGCCGCAAGAAAAATGCTGCATAA
- a CDS encoding toxin-antitoxin system YwqK family antitoxin, translated as MRKLSVFLMLQFMVLAAFAQMPKVRVNKVDEQQRKQGDWQEEMPEVRGEPGYTWEGNYVDNLKEGIWKKYALSGSLIAEETYKHGQLNGYSRYFYPNGKISAEGSFVAMDINGEVDYFRIVDPISGDERFEEVKRDGSSQRHGLWKVYDEEGKMIKEYYRRGEPVTEEEFTRAPAKPAATQKPATPPPPPALPHQHQKKKGTKG; from the coding sequence ATGAGAAAACTGAGTGTATTTTTAATGTTGCAATTCATGGTGCTGGCCGCTTTCGCACAGATGCCGAAAGTGCGTGTCAACAAAGTGGATGAGCAGCAGCGTAAACAGGGGGACTGGCAGGAAGAGATGCCTGAGGTCCGCGGAGAACCCGGGTATACCTGGGAAGGTAATTATGTCGATAACCTGAAAGAAGGTATATGGAAAAAATATGCCTTATCCGGATCACTGATCGCTGAAGAAACCTACAAACACGGACAGCTGAATGGCTATAGCCGTTATTTCTATCCTAATGGTAAGATCAGTGCAGAAGGTTCTTTTGTTGCGATGGATATCAACGGAGAGGTAGACTATTTCAGAATTGTGGATCCTATCAGCGGGGATGAAAGATTTGAAGAAGTGAAAAGAGATGGTAGTTCCCAGCGTCACGGTCTGTGGAAAGTATATGACGAAGAAGGTAAGATGATAAAAGAATACTACCGACGTGGAGAACCAGTGACAGAGGAAGAATTTACACGAGCACCCGCGAAACCGGCAGCTACACAGAAGCCTGCCACACCACCACCGCCGCCTGCTCTACCTCACCAGCATCAGAAGAAAAAAGGCACTAAAGGATAA
- the glgB gene encoding 1,4-alpha-glucan branching protein GlgB: protein MTASKKSKLQPVVPFSLFSARDVELFQEGIHAHLYEKFGAHTLEYEGVKGTYFAVWAPNAAYVSVIGDFNEWDHYSHTLYPRWDKSGIWEGFVPHAKKGALYKYFIRSNSGEELRKGDPYANYWELRPRTASVAWQLDYKWKDKRWMEQRKKHNSLESPFSVYEVHLGSWRRPDKNDHEVFYTYAEIAAMLIPYVKDMGFTHVELMPVMEHPFDGSWGYQGTGYYAPTARYGSPQDFMAFIDAFHHAGIGVILDWVPSHFPYDAHGLYRFDGSHTYEYADMRKGYHPDWNSYIFNYARNEVRSFLLSNAVFWLDKFHVDGLRVDAVASMIHLNYSRETGAWEPNELGGEENLEAISFLKHMNETIYKLFPDVQTIAEESTSFYGVSRPVYMGGLGFGMKWMMGWMNDTLAYFKRDPFNRKWHQDQLTFSIAYAFTENFMLPLSHDEVVHGKSPMMYKMPGDDWQKLANLRLMYSYMFTHPGTKLLFMGDEFGQTTEWNYKSELDWHLLDHISHQGLQQYVKALNHLYTSEPALYIKQFEYYGFEWVNVSDHENSILAYMRKSYHSKEDILVVLNMTPMAHEQYLLGIDGEGQWKEILNSDDTRFFGSGVINTGVLTAGESPVNGKSHALPLRIPPLGASIFKRANS, encoded by the coding sequence ATGACAGCATCAAAAAAGTCGAAGTTACAGCCAGTTGTACCCTTTTCCCTTTTCTCCGCCAGAGACGTAGAGTTGTTTCAGGAGGGCATTCACGCGCACCTGTACGAGAAATTCGGTGCGCATACACTGGAATATGAAGGCGTGAAAGGAACCTACTTTGCTGTCTGGGCCCCCAATGCTGCATATGTTTCCGTAATCGGTGATTTCAACGAATGGGACCATTACAGTCACACTTTGTACCCTAGATGGGACAAGTCCGGCATTTGGGAAGGTTTCGTTCCACACGCGAAAAAAGGCGCCTTATATAAATATTTTATCCGCTCTAATTCCGGAGAAGAACTGCGGAAAGGTGACCCTTATGCCAATTACTGGGAACTGCGGCCGCGTACTGCATCCGTTGCCTGGCAACTGGACTATAAATGGAAAGATAAACGCTGGATGGAACAGCGTAAGAAACATAATAGTCTGGAAAGCCCTTTCAGTGTGTATGAAGTGCACCTGGGGTCCTGGCGCCGTCCTGATAAAAATGATCATGAAGTTTTTTATACCTACGCTGAAATAGCAGCAATGCTGATCCCCTATGTAAAAGACATGGGTTTCACCCACGTAGAGCTGATGCCGGTCATGGAGCATCCTTTCGATGGCTCCTGGGGCTATCAGGGTACGGGGTATTATGCGCCTACTGCAAGATATGGTTCTCCGCAGGACTTCATGGCCTTTATAGACGCCTTTCATCATGCAGGAATAGGTGTTATACTGGACTGGGTTCCTTCACATTTCCCGTATGACGCTCATGGACTGTACCGGTTTGACGGGTCGCATACCTATGAGTATGCGGACATGCGCAAAGGCTATCATCCTGACTGGAACAGTTATATTTTCAACTACGCCCGTAACGAGGTCCGTTCTTTCTTGTTAAGCAATGCTGTGTTCTGGCTCGATAAATTCCACGTAGACGGGCTGCGTGTCGATGCGGTAGCATCCATGATACACCTGAACTACTCCCGTGAAACAGGCGCCTGGGAACCGAATGAACTGGGAGGAGAGGAGAACCTGGAAGCGATCTCATTCCTGAAACACATGAATGAAACGATCTATAAACTGTTTCCCGATGTACAGACCATTGCGGAAGAATCCACTTCCTTCTATGGTGTGTCACGGCCTGTTTATATGGGTGGACTCGGTTTCGGCATGAAATGGATGATGGGCTGGATGAATGATACGCTGGCTTATTTCAAGCGGGATCCGTTCAATCGTAAATGGCACCAGGATCAGCTCACCTTCAGTATTGCCTATGCATTTACGGAGAATTTCATGCTGCCCCTCAGCCACGATGAGGTAGTCCATGGTAAGTCTCCCATGATGTATAAAATGCCGGGAGATGACTGGCAGAAACTCGCCAATCTACGTCTGATGTATAGTTATATGTTCACCCACCCTGGTACCAAATTACTCTTCATGGGAGATGAATTTGGCCAGACGACAGAATGGAACTATAAATCAGAACTGGACTGGCACCTGCTGGACCATATTTCACATCAGGGGCTCCAGCAATATGTGAAAGCCCTCAATCACCTGTATACATCCGAACCGGCATTATATATTAAGCAATTTGAATACTATGGCTTCGAATGGGTTAATGTATCCGACCATGAAAATTCCATCCTGGCTTATATGCGTAAGAGCTATCATTCGAAGGAGGATATTTTAGTGGTGCTCAACATGACACCTATGGCCCATGAGCAATACCTGCTGGGTATAGACGGAGAAGGACAGTGGAAAGAAATATTAAACAGCGATGATACCCGCTTCTTTGGCAGCGGTGTTATAAATACAGGCGTATTAACCGCCGGAGAGAGCCCTGTAAACGGAAAATCTCATGCACTTCCGTTACGTATCCCGCCATTAGGGGCATCTATTTTCAAAAGAGCAAATAGCTAG
- a CDS encoding DEAD/DEAH box helicase, producing the protein MTTFETLGLQEPILKGIQDLGFIAPTPIQEKAIPVLLGGDRDFVGLAQTGTGKTAAFGLPLLQQIDVKQRHPQGLILCPTRELCLQITNDLKNFSKHLGDVSIVAVYGGSSIVQQLRDLKRGVHIVVATPGRLLDIIERKAVNFANVRYVVLDEADEMLNMGFQEDINNILSNTPEEKTTWLFSATMPQEVRRIAQKYMSDPFELTVGNKNSGNANIEHEYYVVRPREKYAALKRIVDFNPEIFGIIFTRTKIESQEIAESLIRDGYNADALHGDLTQQQRDKVMKRFREKSLQVLVATDVAARGIDVDNVTHVINYELPDDVENYTHRSGRTARAGKSGISIAIITGRDTGKIRQIERVIGKKFTKVDVPDGFAVCEKQLFGLVHKVHNVTVNEEQIEPYLERIFEEFASMSKEEIIKRFASLEFNQFLEYYQDAPDLNVKEERRSAEGGDRRSSGGKFTRLFINLGSVDDFTRGDMLRYLCDTSGVRGNKIGRIDLKGVYSFFEVENDVVGKFQETFKKAEYNGRSVRIEMSQDGDKRRSGGGGRPPREGGSGRRWEGSNSGGAGSSRPGGFRKRY; encoded by the coding sequence ATGACTACATTTGAAACTTTAGGCTTACAGGAGCCCATTTTAAAAGGAATCCAGGACCTGGGATTTATCGCACCTACGCCAATACAGGAAAAAGCTATTCCTGTGTTATTGGGTGGAGACAGGGACTTTGTAGGTTTGGCCCAGACGGGTACCGGTAAGACGGCAGCATTTGGCCTGCCGCTGTTACAGCAGATCGACGTAAAACAACGCCATCCGCAGGGATTAATTTTGTGCCCAACACGTGAATTATGTCTTCAGATCACCAACGACCTGAAGAACTTCAGCAAACACCTGGGTGATGTAAGTATCGTCGCTGTTTATGGTGGTTCCAGCATCGTGCAGCAGCTGCGCGATCTGAAAAGAGGAGTACACATCGTTGTAGCTACTCCTGGTCGTTTACTCGATATCATCGAAAGAAAGGCCGTTAACTTTGCCAATGTACGCTATGTTGTACTGGATGAAGCAGATGAAATGCTGAACATGGGATTCCAGGAAGACATCAACAATATATTATCCAATACGCCTGAAGAGAAAACCACCTGGTTATTCTCGGCTACAATGCCTCAGGAAGTACGCCGCATTGCGCAGAAGTACATGTCAGATCCTTTCGAACTGACCGTAGGTAATAAGAACAGCGGTAACGCTAACATCGAACACGAGTATTATGTGGTACGCCCACGTGAGAAATATGCGGCACTGAAACGTATCGTGGATTTCAACCCTGAGATCTTCGGTATCATCTTCACCCGTACTAAGATCGAATCACAGGAAATCGCAGAATCACTTATCCGTGATGGTTATAACGCTGATGCACTGCACGGCGATCTGACCCAGCAGCAACGTGATAAAGTAATGAAACGTTTTCGTGAGAAATCATTACAGGTACTTGTAGCAACTGACGTTGCTGCCCGTGGTATTGACGTTGATAACGTAACACACGTAATTAACTACGAACTGCCTGATGATGTAGAGAACTACACGCACCGTAGCGGTCGTACTGCACGTGCCGGTAAATCCGGTATTTCCATCGCGATCATCACCGGTCGTGATACCGGAAAGATCCGTCAGATCGAAAGAGTGATCGGTAAGAAGTTCACTAAAGTGGATGTACCAGATGGTTTCGCAGTATGTGAAAAACAACTGTTCGGCCTCGTTCATAAAGTACACAACGTAACTGTAAACGAAGAGCAGATCGAACCATACCTGGAGCGCATATTCGAAGAATTTGCATCCATGAGCAAAGAAGAGATCATCAAACGTTTCGCTTCCCTCGAGTTCAATCAGTTCCTGGAATACTACCAGGATGCGCCTGATCTGAACGTGAAAGAAGAAAGAAGATCAGCTGAAGGTGGCGACCGCAGAAGCAGCGGTGGCAAATTCACCCGCCTGTTCATCAACCTGGGTTCAGTAGATGATTTCACCCGTGGCGATATGTTACGTTACCTCTGCGACACAAGCGGTGTACGTGGCAACAAGATCGGCCGTATTGACCTGAAAGGTGTTTACTCCTTCTTCGAAGTGGAAAACGACGTGGTAGGTAAATTCCAGGAAACTTTCAAGAAAGCCGAATACAATGGTCGCAGCGTACGTATCGAAATGTCACAGGATGGCGATAAACGTCGTTCCGGTGGCGGTGGTCGTCCTCCACGTGAAGGTGGTAGCGGCAGACGCTGGGAAGGAAGCAACAGCGGTGGTGCCGGTAGTAGCCGCCCTGGTGGTTTCAGAAAAAGATACTAG
- the rimO gene encoding 30S ribosomal protein S12 methylthiotransferase RimO, which yields MKTKTLKKDKVNIITLGCSKNMVDSEVLSGQLLANEIDVVHESAKKDHNIVVVNTCGFIDKAKEESINTILEQIELKNRGRLEKVYVTGCLSERYRGDLEAEIPGVDAWFGTMELPLILKKFDADYKAELIGERLLATPTHYAYLKISEGCNRTCSFCAIPLMRGGHVSRPIEQLVAEAEKLVNSGVKEIMLIAQELTYYGLDLYKQRRLADLLRALAQVKGLEWIRLHYAYPHKFPMEVLDVMNEFPNICKYIDMPLQHAADNMLKSMKRQITRVEMEELITAIREKVPGICLRTTLITGYPGETLEDVEETKRFLEKMRLDRVGVFTYSHEEGTSAHDLEDNIPAEEKERRAQDIMETQQEISLEKNQEKVGQVFRVIVDKKESGRYLARTEFDSVEVDNEVIINTSKRLKPGEFVNVRITKAYDYDLEGELV from the coding sequence TTGAAGACAAAAACTTTAAAGAAAGATAAGGTTAATATTATTACGCTCGGCTGTTCAAAGAACATGGTAGATTCTGAGGTGCTCAGCGGGCAGCTACTGGCTAATGAAATCGACGTAGTGCATGAAAGCGCTAAGAAAGATCACAATATTGTCGTGGTGAATACCTGCGGCTTTATTGACAAGGCCAAAGAAGAATCTATCAATACCATCCTGGAGCAGATCGAATTAAAGAATCGTGGTCGTCTGGAAAAAGTATACGTAACCGGTTGTCTCAGCGAGCGTTATCGCGGAGATCTGGAGGCGGAAATACCTGGCGTAGATGCGTGGTTTGGTACCATGGAACTGCCACTGATCCTGAAGAAATTTGATGCTGACTACAAGGCAGAGCTGATCGGTGAGCGTCTGTTGGCGACGCCGACCCACTATGCTTATCTGAAAATATCAGAAGGATGTAACCGTACCTGCTCATTCTGTGCTATTCCGTTAATGCGCGGAGGACACGTATCACGTCCAATTGAGCAACTGGTAGCAGAGGCAGAGAAACTGGTGAATTCTGGCGTAAAAGAGATCATGCTGATCGCACAGGAACTGACCTATTATGGTCTGGACCTTTACAAGCAGCGTAGACTGGCTGATCTCCTCAGGGCATTGGCACAGGTGAAAGGTCTTGAATGGATCCGCCTGCATTATGCTTATCCGCACAAATTCCCCATGGAAGTGCTGGACGTAATGAATGAATTCCCGAATATTTGTAAGTATATTGATATGCCGCTGCAACATGCGGCTGATAATATGCTCAAATCCATGAAACGTCAGATCACACGCGTCGAAATGGAGGAGCTCATTACCGCTATTCGCGAAAAAGTACCTGGCATCTGCCTGCGTACAACCCTGATCACCGGTTATCCCGGTGAAACACTGGAAGACGTTGAAGAGACAAAACGTTTTCTCGAGAAGATGCGTCTGGACAGAGTGGGTGTATTTACATACAGTCACGAAGAAGGTACCAGTGCACATGATCTGGAAGATAACATCCCTGCAGAAGAAAAGGAACGCAGGGCACAGGATATCATGGAAACACAACAGGAAATCTCCCTGGAGAAGAACCAGGAAAAGGTTGGACAGGTGTTCCGTGTTATCGTAGATAAAAAAGAATCAGGCCGTTACCTGGCACGTACAGAGTTCGACTCTGTTGAAGTAGATAATGAAGTGATCATTAATACCAGTAAACGTCTGAAACCCGGAGAATTTGTTAATGTCAGGATCACCAAGGCATACGATTATGACCTGGAAGGTGAACTGGTGTGA
- a CDS encoding cupin-like domain-containing protein: MHLTSIDRVESISAEVFRKQYYEPRKPVVITGLSRNWPAYQKWTWDYFKSIVGHQTVGLYNNERAGAKTLVNGADAYITFGEYLDMVKKGPVQLRIFLFNIFQHAPEIVNDFTWPDQLASGFLKKYPMLFVGGAGSVAHMHYDIDLSHIFHTQFVGRKRVLLLENNQAPYIYRMPFTVESAASFLNWHEHLDTKQFPALEKARGLTTILEHGDMLFMPGGYWHHMEYIDSGFAMSLRALDETLLGKLNGLYHIVGLRGMNNLLIRLAPEWWYHYKRKIARRRAERLLEEVS; the protein is encoded by the coding sequence ATGCATTTAACCTCCATAGATCGCGTAGAGAGTATTTCAGCTGAAGTATTCCGAAAACAGTATTATGAACCACGGAAACCAGTAGTGATCACGGGGCTCAGTAGAAACTGGCCGGCCTATCAGAAATGGACCTGGGATTACTTCAAATCGATAGTAGGGCACCAAACAGTAGGATTGTACAACAATGAGAGGGCAGGGGCTAAAACCCTGGTGAATGGGGCAGATGCCTATATAACGTTCGGGGAGTACCTGGATATGGTCAAGAAAGGGCCGGTACAGCTCCGTATCTTCCTGTTTAACATTTTCCAGCATGCACCCGAAATAGTCAATGATTTCACCTGGCCGGATCAGCTGGCGTCAGGCTTCCTGAAGAAATACCCGATGTTATTCGTCGGAGGGGCCGGGTCAGTGGCACACATGCATTATGATATTGATCTCTCTCATATCTTTCATACACAGTTCGTTGGCCGGAAAAGGGTATTGCTGCTGGAAAACAACCAGGCGCCCTATATCTATCGGATGCCCTTTACGGTAGAAAGTGCCGCCAGTTTCCTGAACTGGCATGAGCACCTGGACACAAAACAGTTTCCGGCACTGGAAAAGGCGAGGGGACTCACCACCATTCTTGAACACGGAGATATGCTCTTTATGCCAGGCGGCTACTGGCATCATATGGAATATATAGACAGTGGTTTTGCTATGAGTTTGCGGGCACTCGATGAGACCCTGCTGGGAAAGCTCAATGGGCTGTATCATATTGTAGGACTGCGCGGTATGAATAACCTGCTGATCCGCCTGGCGCCTGAATGGTGGTACCATTATAAAAGGAAGATCGCCAGGAGAAGAGCTGAAAGGCTATTGGAAGAAGTCAGCTGA